One genomic window of Quercus lobata isolate SW786 chromosome 9, ValleyOak3.0 Primary Assembly, whole genome shotgun sequence includes the following:
- the LOC115961587 gene encoding uncharacterized protein LOC115961587, with protein MSSAQSLKNIDINVYFGGHLYNPEGIDGFPFRGEGIECYYMMLRRKLKTLTDLKRKIMDELKLNPAWYDIKIIYRCPQEVLHERINYGYMAIKEDKHVKMMFSRIQKMPQVNAAELYVSLEASVDNSTEVVQETSTALQFTTLDDGCTTMGGYTLSSQDYVANTGGTLYSQETHLEEEDEDEDEDEDHAVNDGENNDDMDQYEERIERGDFENDVDEHEVVPNFEEENMEYHDEGDADDDDIGVQHDTDTTTGYKPPADSFYANTWENMVDPSRLQIPYLWLTFTNKAAVKRALIIYAAKDNRNFSIQRSSTTELCAACIDDNCKWYVGAYMKPKFNGLWMVTSYVGPHSCIPFGLRRDGRMMDSNFVASEIVGRLRKKHTATVDELWEIIRTKYDHELSYYKESYQRLRKLLLAYLDQDSGTQYSYHTIPKPLEGTTLLRYVYWAFAPCIAAFQYCRPVISIDGTHLYGKYKGVLMIAMATDANQKVLPIAFAVVDKESGASWGWFLECLRTSIERVIENKDICIISDRHKGIKCAIREWPRGQDERERVYHRYCLRHVASNFNTHFNNPTLKALALKAGYATHDAKFVSIMQTIKEAEINLLRGVDPTDRRIIRYMPYTYLMSEDVDKWTQSHDGGRRYGAMTTNISECFNGVLKGARGLPIAAMVEFTYFKLVAYFHDRHKQITSDLSRGKVWSDYAMEIYNKNEQKIAGHTLRNYNHAEGIYQVVTPYNDHRAGGGNHSHDVRIFDRTCGCGKWQNLKIPCSHAIKVLKALHLDAPSYIDPCYSLNNAILTYSHNFVVPKSESLWRDVRGPRWVPDPRLLRAKGRPTMSRIRNEMDGVRRERGSRREDPELREIQPRQRCTVCHQEGHNRRCCPNSHGASTSGSAMN; from the exons ATGTCAA GTGCACAATCTTTGAAGAATATTGACATAAATGTATACTTCGGTGGACACCTTTACAATCCTGAAGGGATTGACGGATTCCCATTTAGAGGGGAGGGTATCGAATGCTACTACATGATGTTACGTCGTAAGTTGAAGACGTTGActgatttgaagaggaaaataatggacgaattgaaattgaaccctgcttggtatgacatcaagattatttatcgtTGCCCACAAGAAGTTCTTCATGAACGGATAAATTATGGGTATATGGCGATTAAAGAAGATAAACATGTAAAGATGATGTTTAGTAGGATCCAGAAAATGCCCCAAGTAAATGCTGCTGAGTTGTATGTAAGTTTGGAGGCGAGTGTAGACAACAGTACTGAGGTGGTGCAAGAAACATCTACGgctttacaatttacaaccCTAGATGATGGATGCACTACAATGGGAGGTTATACGCTCTCATCTCAAGATTATGTTGCGAATACTGGTGGAACCCTCTACTCTCAAGAGACACATTTAGAggaggaagacgaagacgaagacgaagacgaagatcaTGCTGTGAATGAtggtgaaaataatgatgatatggATCAGTACGAAGAGAGGATTGAGCGAGGTGACTTTGAGAACGATGTGGATGAGCATGAAGTCGTTCCtaattttgaagaggaaaatatggagtaccatgatgaaggtgatgcagatgatgatgatattggtGTCCAGCATGATACAGATACGACCACTGGCTACAAACCTCCTGCGGACTCATTCTACgcaaatacttgggaaaatatggttgatccttcacGTCTTCAGATACCATATCTTT ggttgACTTTTACAAATAAAGCTGCGGTGAAGCGTGCATTGATAATATACGCAGCAAAGGATAATAGAAATTTCTCCATCCAAAGGTCGAGCACAACTGAATTGTGCGCCGCATGCATTGATGACAATTGCAAGTGGTACGTTGGGGCATACATGAAGCCTAAATTCAATGGTCTGTGGATGGTCACGTCTTATGTGGGTCCACACAGTTGTATACCCTTTGGGCTGCGAAGAgatggtagaatgatggattctaattttgttgcatCAGAAATTGTGGGAAGATTGCGAAAAAAGCACACTGCTACTGTTGATGAGCTTTGGGAGATCATCCGTACTAAGTATGATCATgagctttcttactataaa gagtcttaccaaaggttgcGAAAGTTGTTGTTGGCATACTTGGATCAGGATTCGGGTACCCAGTATAGCTATCACACCATACCTAAGCCATTAGAAGGTACTACGTTACTGCGCTATGTATATTGGGCATTCGCTCCATGCATTGCTGCATTCCAGTATTGCAGGCCAGTGATCAGTATTGATGGAACTCATTTATATGGTAAATACAAAGGGGTATTGATGATTGCAATGGCAACCGATGCTAATCAAAAGGTTTTGCCTATCGCCTTTGCTGTTGTGGACAAGGAGTCAGGGGctagttgggggtggtttttaGAGTGTCTCAGGACTTCGATAGAGCGTGTTATTGAAAACAAGGACATTTGCATTATTTCTGACCGACATAAAGGTATCAAATGCGCCATTCGAGAGTGGCCTAGAGGGCAAGACGAAAGAGAACGGGTATATCATcgatattgccttcgacatgttgctagcaacttcaacacacATTTTAATAACCCGACTCTAAAGGCATTGGCCTTGAAAGCTGGATATGCGACTCATGATGCTAAATTTGTGTCCATAATGCAAACCATTAAGGAGGCCGAGATTAATTTACTGAGGGGTGTAGACCCTACTGATCGCCGGATTATACGTTATATGCCATACACATATCTAATGAGTGAGGATGTAGACAAATGGACccagtcacatgatggtggaagacgttacggggcaatgacaaccaatatctCTGAGTGCTTTAATGGGGTTCTTAAAGGTGCCCGCGGTTTGCCCATTGCTGCAATGGTTGAGTTCACTTATTTTaaacttgttgcatatttccacgatcgacataaacaaattacttcTGATCTCTCTCGAGGTAAGGTGTGGAGTGATTATGCAATGGAgatctataacaaaaatgagCAGAAAATTGCAGGACACACTCTGAGGAATTATAATCATGCAGAGGGTATATATCAAGTGGTTACCCCGTATAACGACCATAGAGCTGGAGGGGGAAATCACAGTCATGATGTGCGCATATTTGATAGAACCTGTGGTTGTGGAAAGTGGCAAAACTTGAAGATCCCTTGTTCGCATGCAATTAAAGTTCTTAAAGCTCTGCATCTCGATGCGCCCAGCTATATTGACCCATGTTACAGTCTGAACAACGCCATTCTCACATATTCACATAattttgtggtgccaaagtcAGAGTCATTATGGAGAGACGTTCGCGGACCACGGTGGGTGCCTGACCCACGATTGTTGCGGGCCAAAGGTCGTCCTACGATgtcaagaataaggaatgaaatggatgggGTACGGCGAGAACGGGGAAGCCGGAGGGAAGATCCGGAGTTGAGGGAGATTCAACCGAGGCAACGATGTACAGTGTGTCATCAAGAGGGGCATAACCGTAGATGTTGTCCCAATTCCCATGGGGCTTCGACAAGTGGTAGTGCTATGAACTAG
- the LOC115960357 gene encoding 26S proteasome regulatory subunit 8 homolog A-like, whose protein sequence is MFALWERRVDVTQEDFEMVVAKVHLERKYVVDIDKNIDITKITPSTRVALRNDSYVLHLILQSKVDPLVNLMKVEKVPDSTYDMIGGLDQQIKEIKEVCLVYPFTFCI, encoded by the exons ATGTTTGCTCTGTGGGAGAGGAGGGTTGATGTAACACAAGAAGATTTTGAGATGGTAGTGGCAAAG GTTCATCTTGAACGGAAATATGTTGTTGACATTGATAAAAATATCGATATCACCAAGATAACTCCATCAACAAGAGTTGCTCTCCGTAATGACAGTTATGTGCTTCATTTAATCTTGCAAAGCAAAGTTGATCCATTGGTCAACCTCATGAAAGTTGAAAAGGTTCCAGATTCCACATATGACATGATTGGCGGTCTTGACCagcaaattaaagagataaaggaGGTTTGCCTCGTGTACCCTTTTACTTTCTGCATTTAA
- the LOC115961588 gene encoding ADP-ribosylation factor GTPase-activating protein AGD5-like: MDGPSENGSEAASPDDNAWAGFQSAEEASTAEKTGPTKPVESSPHLASAIQDLFLDSPSVMPPVSEKPKKDVTNDIMSLFVYVNALHYLFEWRLWNYATGKFLKTYTGHVNSKYCLSSTFSVTNGKYIVSGSEDSCLYLWELQSRKIVQKLEGHTDTVI; the protein is encoded by the exons ATGGATGGTCCAAGTGAAAATGGTTCAGAGGCAGCTTCACCTGATGATAATGCTTGGGCTGGTTTTCAGT CTGCTGAAGAAGCATCAACAGCTGAGAAAACTGGTCCGACAAAGCCAGTTGAAAGCAGCCCCCACTTAGCTTCTGCAATTCAGGATCTTTTTCTAGATTCACCCTCAGTAATGCCTCCTGTTTCAGAGAAACCCAAGAAAGATGTAACAAATGATATTATGAGCCTTTTTGTCTACGTAAATGCTttgcattatttatttgaatgg AGGCTTTGGAACTATGCAACTGGGAAATTTTTGAAGACTTATACTGGCCATGTGAATTCGAAGTACTGCCTTTCATCCACATTTTCTGTAACAAATGGAAAGTATATTGTTAGTGGTTCTGAAGATAGTTGTCTATACTTGTGGGAGCTGCAGAGCAGGAAAATAGTCCAGAAATTGGAAGGTCATACCGACACGGTTATATAA
- the LOC115961590 gene encoding serine/threonine-protein phosphatase 7 long form homolog: MDKSGDRVHLMWVQQLEDLHNPRRYSWGSACLAWLYRELCKASEDTSQIGGCLLLLQYWAWARFPYLCPTVERGPPVGAYGPPVRGPLSLKWLWVPNKKNRPAHIFRDRYREQLASMLPDQVVWQPYEAHFDDLPPWCVAGRAVWTATVPLVCFHLVEKHTPDRVVRQFGMIQEIPRAVNTDRVLHGIDLRGKIGVNWMQKHAAHILEWGNRFDRRCEAVLGDMPPEHEYHDWFKRVTRRFIDRPGAVVTLLIEGYVRLLRRHPVGTEDHNDITEVLTAVQAMTRVQPPIPEAPIEEAAMPTGPSTSTAPAGCQSRPPVATPQLLPTPDPSASTPHASASPTIPSSTPHPSLTVIIPSPNPHSAPTATIPSPSPYPAPTPTIPSPNPHPAPTPTIPSPAHHPSPCPTIPPPTPLPCSGSDVRPPTPQSFLQLSPIPSFDLGTPPDMQQEPPSHSSFSTPSSAIDPPHVQAEQPVGLPTAAEGRPKRISKAPPCGTGGHKHGHNVGPEALTKDMQDLLLIIRDGVIGVPVTLNGDLKDQFVETNVGFDTICKVLVILAGEHAVVHGSTAVAASLDLYTYGINILKAHGKSAKDSYLLNGYALNTGRAAQGMPIRVAPEKIACLDFNLQKTKMQMGVQVLVTDPRELEKIRER, translated from the exons ATGGACAAATCCGGCGATAGGGTGCATCTAATGTGGGTGCAGCAGTTGGAAGACCTTCACAATCCACGGAGGTACAGTTGGGGAAGTGCTTGCCTTGCATGGTTGTATCGAGAGCTATGCAAGGCAAGCGAGGACACCAGTCAGATTGGTGGGTGCTTGCTGTTGCTCCAGTACTGGGCATGGGCCAGGTTCCCCTATTTGTGCCCGACAGTTGAGCGAGGCCCGCCAGTGGGTGCTTACGGTCCTCCAGTACGTGGTCCACTATCCCTGAA GTGGTTGTGggtcccaaacaagaaaaataggcCCGCCCACATCTTCAGGGACAGGTATCGCGAGCAACTAGCTTCCATGTTGCCAGACCAG GTGGTGTGGCAGCCATATGAAGCTCATTTTGACGACCTCCCGCCCTGGTGTGTTGCAGGGAGGGCCGTATGGACGGCAACGGTGCCGCTTGTATGTTTCCACCTAGTAGAGAAACATACACCGGATCGTGTTGTTCGTCAATTCGGGATGATCCAAGAAATTCCCCGCGCTGTTAACACTGACAGAGTGCTTCATGGCATTGATTTGAGGGGGAAGATCGGTGTTAATTGGATGCAGAAGCATGCTGCGCATATCCTTGAGTGGGGTAATCGCTTTGATCGGCGTTGTGAAGCTGTGCTTGGTGATATGCCTCCAGAGCACGAGTACCATGACTGGTTCAAAAGGGTGACTCGGAGGTTCATCGATAGGCCTGGTGCTGTAGTGACTCTGCTG ATTGAAGGATACGTCCGTTTATTGAGGCGTCATCCAGTGGGCACGGAGGACCACAACGACATTACTGAGGTGTTGACGGCAGTACAGGCGATGACACGTGTCCAACCTCCTATCCCTGAGGCCCCGATTGAGGAGGCAGCTATGCCTACCGGCCCAAGCACGAGCACAGCTCCGGCCGGATGTCAATCCCGTCCGCCTGTTGCTACCCCTCAGCTTCTCCCTACCCCCGATCCCTCTGCATCCACCCCACATGCATCCGCCagccccaccatcccttcaTCCACCCCACATCCATCCCTTACCGTCATCATCCCTTCACCCAACCCACATTCAGCTCCTACTgccaccatcccttcacctaGCCCATATCCAGCCCCTAcgcccaccatcccttcacctaACCCACATCCAGCCCCTAcgcccaccatcccttcacccgCCCACCATCCGTCTCCTTGCCCCACCATCCCTCCACCCACCCCACTTCCTTGTTCTGGGTCTGACGTCCGTCCACCCACCCCACAGTCATTTCTTCAGCTGTCACCGATTCCATCCTTTGACCTGGGTACCCCACCTGACATGCAGCAGGAGCCACCCTCCCATAGTTCGTTTAGTACCCCTTCTTCAGCCATTGACCCACCCCATGTTCAGGCTGAGCAGCCGGTTGGGTTACCTACAGCGGCTGAAGGTCGGCCTAAACGCATATCAAAGGCACCTCCGTGTGGGACAGGGGGGCACAAACATGGACACAATGTTGGGCCCGAGGCACTGACGAAGGACATGCAAGACCTCCTCCTCATTATACGAGACGGC GTGATTGGTGTACCTGTTACACTGAATGGAGATCTGAAGGACCAGTTCGTGGAGACcaatgttggttttgatacaatATGTAAGGTATTAGTCATACTGGCCGGAGAGCATGCTGTGGTGCACGGATCCACGGCGGTGGCTGCTTCCCTTGACCTGTACACCTAT ggaattaatattttgaaagcTCATGGCAAAAGTGCAAAAGATAGCTATCTTTTGAATGGGTATGCTCTAAATACGGGTCGTGCTGCCCAAGGAATGCCTATTAGAGTTGCCCCTGAAAAGATTGCTTGTCTTGACTTTAATCTTCAGAAGACAAAGATGCAAATGGGTGTCCAAGTCTTAGTTACTGATCCCAGGGAGCTTGAAAAAATTCGTGAAAGGTGA